A portion of the Halobacillus ihumii genome contains these proteins:
- a CDS encoding DUF3397 domain-containing protein, with translation MINFLSYIIAALVTMPLLFLLISYFFAMKWHRYKKRAVRQCTQFTVPFLVLAIHVLLLVLFEESYWSWIIIFLLVILSLSVIIQYKVYEEVQLGRSFIVFLRLSFVVLLVVYMGLTVYGLADRLFL, from the coding sequence ATGATTAATTTCCTCAGCTATATTATTGCTGCTTTAGTAACCATGCCGCTGTTATTTTTATTGATAAGTTACTTTTTTGCGATGAAATGGCACCGTTATAAGAAAAGAGCTGTCCGGCAGTGCACACAATTTACGGTTCCGTTTCTAGTATTAGCAATTCACGTCTTGCTGCTTGTCTTATTTGAGGAGAGTTACTGGTCCTGGATTATTATTTTTTTACTGGTCATTCTAAGCTTATCTGTTATTATTCAATATAAAGTATATGAAGAGGTACAACTGGGGCGGTCGTTCATTGTATTTCTGAGGCTTAGCTTTGTTGTACTGCTGGTTGTGTACATGGGCTTGACGGTATATGGGCTGGCTGACAGGCTGTTTCTCTGA
- a CDS encoding DUF7147 family protein, translating into MIQKFIELGEGYADIYELVELGRLMPERIQHAIAFFSEKSNRPVASLALIMKPTPEQKFQPIYLCREGIPNPHEQPNKRYELFKDMVENHQKQVSEFTVKPSNVFPETDLYYQYLIGILRTNKFIAPLS; encoded by the coding sequence TTGATTCAAAAATTTATTGAACTCGGCGAAGGATATGCAGATATTTATGAACTTGTGGAACTGGGGCGACTTATGCCTGAGCGCATCCAGCACGCCATTGCTTTCTTTAGTGAAAAATCAAACCGTCCCGTCGCTTCCTTAGCCTTAATTATGAAACCTACTCCCGAACAAAAATTTCAGCCGATCTACCTTTGCAGAGAGGGCATTCCTAATCCACATGAACAGCCTAATAAACGCTATGAGCTGTTTAAAGATATGGTAGAAAATCATCAAAAACAAGTCAGCGAATTTACCGTTAAGCCATCGAATGTTTTTCCTGAGACAGACTTGTACTACCAATACTTAATCGGCATTTTAAGAACCAATAAGTTTATAGCGCCTTTATCATGA
- the coaD gene encoding pantetheine-phosphate adenylyltransferase, which translates to MTRLAICPGSFDPVTYGHLDIIQRGAKVFDHLIVAVFNNQSKAPLFDVHERVALLEEVTADLPNVSVDACDGLLMEYAQGKGAQAIIRGLRAVSDFEYEMQITSMNRKLNEEIETFFMMTNNQYSFLSSSIVKEVAKYRANISDLVPPTVEKALQNKYK; encoded by the coding sequence ATGACCAGGTTAGCGATTTGTCCAGGAAGTTTTGATCCTGTGACATACGGACATTTAGATATCATTCAACGCGGGGCGAAGGTGTTCGATCACCTGATCGTAGCTGTGTTTAATAATCAAAGCAAGGCGCCGTTGTTTGATGTCCATGAGCGTGTAGCATTATTGGAAGAAGTAACAGCTGATCTTCCTAACGTTTCAGTGGATGCTTGTGACGGACTGTTAATGGAGTATGCGCAGGGTAAAGGGGCACAAGCGATCATTCGTGGATTGAGAGCCGTTAGTGATTTTGAGTATGAAATGCAGATTACATCTATGAATCGGAAGCTTAATGAAGAAATTGAGACCTTCTTCATGATGACGAATAATCAATATTCGTTCTTAAGTTCGAGTATCGTCAAAGAAGTTGCCAAGTACAGAGCCAATATTTCTGATTTGGTTCCGCCGACAGTTGAGAAAGCGCTGCAAAATAAATATAAATAA
- a CDS encoding YlbF family regulator translates to MLATMEIVDILDQSESIGKMVMDSEVMQNYQQAKQELGSDADAQRLIQDFTNMKDQYEDVQRFGRYHPDYSNIMKRVRGVKREMDMHEKVARFKKAEREVQKLLDEISQSVAFSVSEQIKVPRNGMVFTDSGCGCGSGGGCGCAS, encoded by the coding sequence ATGTTAGCCACAATGGAAATTGTCGATATATTAGACCAGTCTGAATCGATTGGTAAAATGGTAATGGATTCAGAGGTCATGCAAAACTATCAACAAGCTAAACAAGAGCTTGGGTCCGATGCAGATGCACAGAGGCTGATTCAGGATTTCACGAATATGAAAGATCAATATGAAGACGTGCAGCGCTTTGGTCGTTACCACCCTGATTATAGCAACATTATGAAACGTGTCAGAGGTGTAAAGCGTGAGATGGACATGCATGAGAAAGTGGCTCGTTTTAAGAAAGCAGAACGTGAAGTGCAAAAGCTGTTGGATGAAATAAGTCAGAGTGTAGCCTTTAGTGTAAGCGAACAGATTAAAGTTCCGAGAAATGGAATGGTGTTTACAGACTCAGGATGCGGATGTGGATCTGGCGGAGGCTGCGGTTGTGCTTCGTAA
- the ylbJ gene encoding sporulation integral membrane protein YlbJ — MAIAKLTTVAFTFLSIFFTIALIMYPDTVLSASLRGLDLWATKVFPSLLPFFIVAELLFGFGVVHGVGALCERFMRPLFNVPGAGGFVWVMGMVSGYPAGAKWTKDLRENGQVTKIEAERLVAFTNASSPLFLFGVVAGAFFGNTGLGLMIAAAHYGGNFLVGLGMRFYRYGADQPTVHSHKKSIKEAFHILHQTRINDGRPFGQLLGDAVMRSVQTLILVGGFIMMFSVVTDLLKQTDVIHLSAILLSLIGIPEVFHLPLTAGLFEITTGVSALTDTNTSLLAQLVFVSFILGFHGLSIQAQIASILADTDIRFAPYAWARLAHGTIAAILMMIFYPYFGVAEDSLNVWTGTHDPHNHWMTFFENYGPTFTFCLLSLSLYIFWIKKRG, encoded by the coding sequence ATGGCTATCGCTAAATTAACGACCGTCGCTTTCACCTTCCTATCTATCTTTTTTACCATTGCCCTTATTATGTATCCTGATACGGTCTTATCCGCCAGTTTACGAGGACTAGACTTATGGGCGACTAAAGTATTTCCATCGCTGCTGCCGTTCTTCATCGTTGCTGAATTGCTTTTCGGGTTCGGTGTCGTACACGGGGTTGGGGCATTATGCGAACGATTTATGCGTCCATTATTTAATGTGCCGGGAGCAGGTGGATTTGTATGGGTGATGGGGATGGTGAGTGGATATCCGGCAGGCGCAAAATGGACAAAAGATTTACGGGAGAACGGCCAGGTCACAAAGATCGAAGCAGAACGACTCGTAGCGTTTACGAATGCTTCCAGTCCACTCTTCCTCTTCGGGGTGGTAGCAGGTGCATTCTTCGGTAATACAGGCCTGGGGCTGATGATCGCTGCTGCTCATTACGGGGGAAACTTTTTAGTTGGACTTGGTATGCGCTTTTATCGTTATGGAGCAGACCAGCCGACTGTCCACTCTCATAAAAAATCGATAAAAGAGGCATTTCACATTTTGCACCAAACAAGGATTAATGATGGCCGCCCGTTTGGCCAGCTGCTTGGAGATGCTGTAATGCGCTCTGTCCAGACTTTAATCCTCGTCGGAGGCTTTATTATGATGTTTTCCGTCGTAACAGATTTGTTAAAACAAACAGATGTGATCCATTTATCTGCTATCCTGCTCAGTTTGATCGGTATCCCTGAGGTATTCCATCTACCATTAACAGCAGGATTGTTCGAAATTACAACCGGTGTTTCAGCATTGACCGATACGAACACGTCTTTATTAGCTCAATTGGTTTTCGTCAGTTTTATACTAGGATTTCACGGGCTGTCTATTCAAGCTCAAATTGCCAGCATCTTAGCCGATACAGATATTCGCTTTGCCCCATATGCCTGGGCGAGATTGGCCCATGGAACAATTGCCGCTATTCTCATGATGATTTTTTATCCGTATTTCGGTGTTGCTGAAGATTCGCTCAATGTATGGACAGGAACACACGATCCACATAATCACTGGATGACTTTTTTTGAAAATTACGGTCCGACCTTTACGTTCTGTCTGCTATCCCTATCCCTTTACATTTTTTGGATTAAAAAAAGAGGATGA
- a CDS encoding YceD family protein, whose protein sequence is MKFPLQKLNQAGDDPFDFEDDVDIRELEDMNNDIRRISPVHVEGQARRRGDDISVTFSVEGEMILPCARTLVDVEYPFQIEVREEFNLSPYYEEEDESEIHPVSGEVLDLTPYIKENVLLEVPTRVFSDDQEAHDQALTEGKGWQVVTEEPEEKKVDPRMAKLQSLLNEEENNE, encoded by the coding sequence ATGAAATTTCCTCTACAAAAACTAAACCAGGCGGGCGATGATCCGTTTGATTTTGAAGACGATGTAGACATTCGCGAATTAGAGGACATGAATAACGACATTCGCAGGATTTCTCCTGTTCATGTAGAAGGTCAAGCCAGAAGACGCGGTGATGATATCTCGGTGACTTTTTCCGTTGAAGGCGAAATGATTTTGCCATGTGCAAGAACATTAGTTGATGTGGAATACCCTTTTCAAATTGAGGTGCGGGAAGAATTTAACCTGTCTCCCTATTATGAAGAGGAAGATGAAAGCGAGATTCACCCTGTTAGTGGAGAAGTGCTTGACTTAACGCCTTATATCAAGGAAAATGTACTATTAGAGGTTCCAACTCGGGTATTTTCAGATGATCAAGAGGCACATGATCAAGCTCTTACAGAGGGTAAGGGCTGGCAGGTGGTTACAGAGGAACCGGAGGAGAAGAAAGTGGATCCTCGAATGGCTAAGCTGCAATCATTATTGAATGAAGAAGAAAATAACGAATAA
- a CDS encoding YlbG family protein, which produces MRVKRQGIIVYFQHMKNIRQIKKHGHLIHASKKQKYALLYVDHEDAEFKMEKLERLPFVSRVDLSHKPAIRTNFENAKPDKAKQYDYKMGI; this is translated from the coding sequence ATGAGGGTGAAACGACAAGGAATCATTGTATATTTTCAACATATGAAGAATATCCGCCAAATTAAAAAACATGGTCATTTAATCCATGCTTCTAAAAAGCAAAAGTACGCCCTTCTTTATGTGGATCATGAGGATGCAGAGTTTAAGATGGAAAAACTGGAGCGTTTACCATTTGTCTCGCGTGTTGATCTTTCCCATAAGCCGGCCATTCGAACGAACTTTGAGAATGCTAAACCGGATAAAGCCAAGCAATATGATTATAAGATGGGAATTTAA
- the rpmF gene encoding 50S ribosomal protein L32: protein MAVPKRRTSKKVKNQRRTHKKLHVPGMVECQNCGEYTKPHHVCKSCGQYDGKQVVEQ from the coding sequence ATGGCAGTACCTAAGCGTAGAACATCCAAAAAGGTAAAAAACCAACGTCGTACTCATAAAAAACTTCACGTACCTGGTATGGTAGAATGCCAAAACTGTGGAGAGTATACAAAACCACACCATGTTTGCAAATCTTGTGGACAATATGATGGAAAGCAAGTGGTTGAACAGTAA
- a CDS encoding patatin-like phospholipase family protein has product MEHPKIGLALGSGGARGFAHLGVLKVLSDHGIPVHLIAGSSMGALVGSFYAAGQRIEDLYKLAFTFKRKYYLDFTVPKMGFIQGRRIKEYIRLFTFGKSIEQFNLPMSIIATDLSAGTKKVFQNGPASDAVRASIGIPGIFVPEKINDRLYIDGGVIDRVPVSVVKQMGADLIIAVDCSHFDADPSIHSIYDVIFQSIDIMQDQLSTAMGISSDADVMIRPEVTTYSSRAFTNIKEIIEAGEAATTLQIDAIKHKIANWKGTS; this is encoded by the coding sequence GTGGAGCATCCTAAAATAGGGCTGGCCCTTGGCTCAGGGGGTGCTCGAGGGTTTGCGCATTTGGGAGTACTTAAGGTGCTGAGTGATCATGGAATCCCGGTACATTTGATCGCTGGCAGCAGTATGGGAGCCCTCGTCGGTTCATTTTATGCAGCGGGACAACGAATTGAAGACTTATATAAGTTAGCCTTCACATTCAAACGGAAGTACTACCTTGATTTCACTGTTCCGAAAATGGGATTCATTCAGGGACGAAGAATTAAGGAGTATATCCGTTTATTTACGTTTGGTAAATCCATTGAACAATTTAATCTGCCCATGTCGATCATTGCGACAGATTTATCAGCCGGAACGAAGAAAGTGTTTCAAAATGGTCCTGCAAGCGATGCTGTTCGAGCTAGCATAGGGATCCCTGGGATTTTCGTTCCAGAAAAAATTAATGATCGTTTGTATATCGACGGCGGGGTGATTGATCGGGTGCCCGTCTCGGTAGTCAAGCAAATGGGCGCCGATCTGATTATTGCAGTTGATTGCTCTCATTTCGATGCTGATCCAAGCATTCATTCTATTTATGATGTTATTTTCCAGAGTATCGATATTATGCAGGATCAACTGTCAACAGCGATGGGGATTTCCTCAGATGCAGATGTGATGATACGCCCTGAGGTGACCACTTACAGTTCCCGAGCTTTCACCAATATTAAGGAAATTATTGAGGCAGGGGAAGCAGCAACCACACTGCAGATCGACGCGATTAAACACAAGATAGCTAATTGGAAGGGGACATCATAA
- the rsmD gene encoding 16S rRNA (guanine(966)-N(2))-methyltransferase RsmD — MLNVDERGVQMMRVIAGVHKGRQLKPVPNHKTRPTTDKVKESLFQIIGPFFDGGQVLDLFAGSGGLGIEALSRGAKHCVFVDQQHKAIQVIHENLETLSLKDQAEIFRTDAHRAIKAAGKRGLTFQYIFLDPPYKKFSYEELLEALIHEELIDSGTTVVCEHDAAEDIPVQVGQLKQIKTEKYGSNIGVSIFRYEVTE; from the coding sequence ATGTTGAATGTGGATGAAAGAGGGGTGCAAATGATGCGAGTCATTGCGGGTGTACATAAAGGCAGACAGCTTAAGCCTGTACCGAATCATAAAACAAGACCCACGACGGACAAAGTGAAAGAGTCTTTGTTTCAAATCATCGGTCCTTTTTTTGACGGCGGACAAGTTCTCGACCTATTTGCTGGCAGCGGAGGGCTCGGCATTGAAGCTTTAAGCCGTGGTGCTAAGCATTGTGTGTTTGTCGATCAGCAGCACAAGGCAATTCAGGTCATTCATGAGAATCTGGAGACTCTCAGTTTAAAGGATCAGGCTGAAATATTTAGAACTGATGCGCACAGAGCGATTAAGGCGGCTGGGAAGAGAGGACTGACTTTTCAATACATATTTCTCGACCCTCCTTATAAAAAGTTTTCCTATGAAGAGCTGCTGGAAGCTCTGATTCATGAGGAACTGATTGATAGCGGGACAACCGTCGTCTGTGAACACGATGCTGCTGAGGATATTCCTGTGCAAGTAGGGCAGCTTAAACAAATAAAAACAGAGAAATACGGCAGTAATATCGGTGTTTCTATTTTTAGATATGAGGTGACAGAATGA
- a CDS encoding N-acetyltransferase, giving the protein MTKHKVQPLLVNYKTLEEFKRFKEYGNQELAMLEDLESNIVENDSESPFFGVYFGNALAGRMSLYRVRAKYDHYFNPPQDYLELWKLEVLPDYRDQGFGKAMVDFAKSFNLPIKTNPRIKSHSFWEKMDFQKAHYDVGRDLGENPLIWMPSGVKEREV; this is encoded by the coding sequence ATGACGAAGCATAAAGTTCAGCCATTATTAGTTAATTATAAAACATTAGAAGAATTTAAACGATTTAAAGAATATGGCAATCAAGAATTAGCGATGCTCGAAGACCTTGAAAGCAACATTGTCGAGAATGACAGCGAGTCACCTTTCTTCGGAGTCTACTTTGGAAACGCTTTAGCGGGCAGGATGAGCCTTTATCGTGTCCGGGCGAAATACGATCATTACTTTAACCCGCCACAAGACTACTTGGAGCTTTGGAAATTAGAAGTACTGCCAGACTATCGTGACCAAGGATTCGGAAAAGCAATGGTAGATTTCGCGAAAAGCTTTAATTTGCCTATCAAGACAAATCCGAGAATTAAATCCCACTCTTTCTGGGAAAAAATGGACTTCCAAAAGGCTCATTACGATGTTGGGCGTGACCTCGGTGAGAACCCGCTGATCTGGATGCCTTCAGGTGTAAAAGAAAGAGAAGTTTAA
- a CDS encoding enoyl-CoA hydratase/isomerase family protein: protein MEQVTLTVSDDGYGLVTLNRSDKMNAVTKQMADELLNALEQAKNIEHIKCLVIRGAGDRAFCAGGDLTELHGDLTSEQAYRTLLPMKQVLHELACFPVPTFAFLNGQARGGGCEIATACDFRYGLADGSYGFIQGQLGITPGWGGGEILYKRIPSNIAAHWLMEAQMYSASRALEIGWLHKIVTRQQMDGKELLRPFLEKSVEQLHVFKQQYIEKLSIEGLSQHMDQEVQHCAGLWESEAHVKAVRRFAASSRKNS from the coding sequence ATGGAACAAGTAACACTGACTGTATCTGATGACGGGTATGGACTGGTCACGCTGAATCGTTCGGATAAAATGAATGCGGTTACAAAGCAGATGGCTGACGAACTCCTTAATGCTTTAGAACAAGCGAAGAACATAGAACATATTAAATGTCTCGTTATCCGCGGAGCAGGGGACCGTGCATTTTGTGCAGGCGGAGACTTAACAGAGCTGCATGGCGATTTAACGAGCGAACAGGCTTATCGCACCCTTTTACCTATGAAGCAGGTGCTGCATGAGCTGGCCTGCTTTCCAGTCCCCACGTTCGCGTTTCTCAATGGTCAGGCTCGCGGCGGGGGATGTGAAATAGCAACGGCTTGTGATTTTAGATATGGTTTAGCGGACGGAAGTTATGGATTCATTCAAGGCCAGTTAGGCATTACGCCAGGTTGGGGCGGCGGGGAAATTTTATATAAACGGATCCCATCTAATATTGCTGCGCATTGGTTAATGGAGGCGCAGATGTACAGTGCAAGCCGGGCCCTTGAGATTGGCTGGTTACATAAGATCGTGACAAGACAGCAAATGGACGGCAAGGAATTACTTCGTCCTTTTTTAGAAAAATCGGTGGAACAATTGCATGTCTTCAAACAGCAATACATAGAAAAGCTTTCTATAGAAGGGTTATCACAGCACATGGATCAAGAAGTCCAGCATTGTGCCGGGCTATGGGAATCCGAGGCGCATGTAAAAGCCGTGAGAAGATTCGCCGCATCTTCCAGAAAAAACTCATAA
- a CDS encoding SepM family pheromone-processing serine protease — translation MKSNKRIIITGIITILIVAFLGAYRLPYYIYKPGSADALDPFVEVASGYSSEGDMHLVTVRGGQATPIQWLVAKVRPFYQVHPLDEIRPEGISEEEYFHAQLRMMESSQEAAKVVAYQAADKDIDINYEGVYVVNVLKGMPAADHLKAGDEIVQVDGKKINESTELVEYVGGFSEGETVSLTIKRNGEKLTKEIELATFPENPDKAGVGISLVTDRTVEVDPNVKIKSGEIGGPSAGLMFSLEMYDQLTKQDLTKGYQIAGTGEINYEGQVGRIGGIGKKVVAADEDGCDIFFAPSEEGREKSNYEMAKKAAEEIGTDMKIVPVDTFQDALNYLQDLEPKE, via the coding sequence ATGAAATCGAATAAACGGATTATAATAACTGGAATCATTACGATCTTAATCGTTGCATTTCTCGGAGCTTATCGATTACCTTATTACATTTACAAACCGGGAAGCGCTGACGCCCTGGACCCTTTTGTTGAAGTGGCCAGCGGGTACTCGAGCGAAGGGGATATGCATTTAGTAACCGTCCGAGGCGGGCAGGCTACGCCGATTCAGTGGCTGGTCGCTAAAGTCAGACCATTTTATCAAGTTCATCCTTTAGATGAGATCAGACCAGAAGGCATTTCTGAAGAGGAATATTTTCATGCCCAGCTCAGAATGATGGAATCTTCCCAGGAGGCTGCCAAGGTGGTAGCCTACCAAGCGGCTGACAAAGATATTGACATTAATTACGAAGGAGTCTACGTTGTCAATGTGTTAAAAGGAATGCCGGCGGCGGATCATCTTAAAGCTGGGGATGAAATTGTTCAAGTAGATGGGAAAAAGATCAATGAATCAACTGAACTGGTTGAGTATGTCGGCGGATTTAGTGAAGGAGAGACGGTATCGCTGACGATTAAACGAAACGGGGAAAAGCTGACAAAAGAAATCGAACTTGCTACTTTCCCCGAAAACCCAGATAAAGCAGGTGTCGGCATATCGCTTGTTACCGACCGCACGGTGGAAGTGGATCCTAATGTTAAGATAAAAAGCGGTGAAATTGGCGGGCCTAGTGCCGGGCTGATGTTTTCATTGGAAATGTATGATCAATTAACAAAGCAGGACCTCACGAAAGGTTATCAGATCGCTGGTACTGGTGAAATTAATTATGAAGGTCAGGTAGGCAGAATCGGCGGGATTGGTAAAAAGGTAGTAGCAGCTGATGAGGACGGCTGTGATATCTTCTTCGCTCCAAGTGAAGAGGGGAGAGAGAAGTCTAACTATGAGATGGCTAAGAAAGCAGCAGAAGAGATCGGAACAGATATGAAAATTGTTCCGGTTGATACCTTCCAGGATGCACTTAACTACCTGCAGGATCTTGAACCCAAAGAATAG
- a CDS encoding RsfA family transcriptional regulator → MDAPRQDAWKGEEDVLLAQTVLRYIRDGRTQLEAFQEVAQQLKRTPAACGFRWNATVRKDYQKDIREAKQNRKSRSVLAQTALQRESPISFDDAISFLKEMKTSQHSSYDHEQLQSRLHQLNEDNVKLKDQLKELEQAWSEMEKLVTYVKKSRPQTYT, encoded by the coding sequence ATGGACGCCCCAAGACAAGATGCCTGGAAGGGTGAAGAAGATGTGCTTCTTGCCCAGACGGTGCTGCGCTATATCCGGGATGGAAGAACCCAGCTGGAAGCCTTTCAGGAGGTAGCACAGCAGCTGAAACGAACCCCCGCAGCATGTGGGTTTCGATGGAATGCTACAGTAAGAAAGGATTATCAGAAGGACATACGTGAAGCGAAGCAAAATAGAAAATCCAGATCTGTACTTGCGCAAACAGCTTTACAAAGGGAGTCGCCCATTTCATTTGATGATGCCATTTCTTTTCTGAAAGAGATGAAAACGAGTCAGCATTCATCGTATGATCATGAACAGCTTCAAAGCAGGCTGCATCAGTTAAATGAAGATAATGTTAAATTAAAGGACCAATTGAAGGAGCTGGAACAAGCGTGGAGTGAAATGGAAAAGCTTGTGACTTATGTGAAAAAAAGCAGGCCGCAAACCTACACATAA
- a CDS encoding nucleotidyltransferase, with amino-acid sequence MKSCGVIVEYNPFHNGHAYHIEQSRQAAHADCMIAVMSGNFLQRGEPAIIDKWHRTRAALQSGADLVLELPYVFAVQHSDYFSQGAVDTLSYAGVDAICFGSENGEIAPFLAAHETLKQHGEEFHSSLRQHMDKGLSYPEAARFAYEAIGLEALDLGQPNNTLGYSYMKQMLTRHKQITPLTIKRTGSQYHDQQMGGSIASATSIRKDLLAHHEMTEQAREAMPILTANELARYRHKNELWHEWEHYFDLLQYKLLTLPAEQLQLIHGMDEGLEHRFKQAAKKTASFDQLIDTVKTKRYTWTRLQRTCVHILTGLTKNEAQQSLNTQTPYVRVLGMNETGQTYLNKQKKRMEVPLITQPQQWAHPLLEFEERAVAAYYSVLPAEERVKQIATEYGPPVRI; translated from the coding sequence ATGAAATCTTGTGGAGTCATTGTCGAGTACAATCCGTTTCATAATGGTCATGCTTATCACATCGAACAAAGCAGACAAGCCGCTCATGCGGATTGTATGATTGCCGTGATGAGCGGGAACTTCTTGCAGCGAGGCGAACCCGCTATCATCGATAAATGGCATAGAACCAGAGCCGCATTACAATCTGGAGCCGATTTAGTGCTGGAACTGCCTTATGTTTTTGCCGTCCAGCATAGTGATTATTTTAGTCAGGGTGCTGTCGATACGCTGTCTTACGCTGGAGTCGATGCGATTTGTTTTGGCAGCGAGAATGGTGAAATCGCCCCGTTTCTGGCGGCGCACGAAACTTTAAAGCAGCACGGAGAAGAATTCCATAGCAGCTTACGTCAGCATATGGATAAAGGGCTGTCTTATCCGGAAGCAGCTCGTTTTGCCTACGAAGCAATCGGATTGGAGGCCCTTGACCTTGGCCAGCCCAATAACACTCTAGGATACAGCTACATGAAACAGATGCTTACCCGTCATAAACAGATTACTCCGCTTACTATTAAACGGACAGGAAGCCAGTACCACGACCAGCAAATGGGCGGATCAATCGCTAGTGCTACAAGTATACGAAAAGACTTACTAGCCCATCATGAAATGACGGAACAAGCGCGTGAGGCTATGCCCATACTGACAGCTAACGAACTGGCCCGTTACAGACATAAGAATGAACTCTGGCATGAGTGGGAGCATTACTTTGACTTGCTTCAGTATAAACTACTTACTCTTCCTGCAGAACAATTACAGCTGATTCACGGCATGGACGAAGGGTTAGAGCATCGTTTTAAGCAAGCCGCCAAAAAAACCGCAAGTTTTGACCAGCTCATTGATACGGTTAAAACGAAACGATACACATGGACACGACTGCAACGGACATGTGTCCACATTTTAACAGGTCTGACCAAGAACGAAGCCCAACAGTCTCTGAACACACAGACGCCTTATGTACGTGTGCTTGGCATGAATGAAACGGGGCAGACCTATTTGAATAAACAAAAAAAACGCATGGAAGTTCCGCTGATTACTCAGCCTCAGCAATGGGCTCATCCTCTGCTGGAATTCGAAGAAAGGGCTGTCGCGGCATACTACAGCGTGCTGCCTGCTGAGGAAAGAGTCAAACAAATAGCTACAGAGTACGGGCCTCCCGTTCGAATATAA
- a CDS encoding 2-dehydropantoate 2-reductase, with translation MEVGIIGGGAIGLLIASHLHEVHNVTLYVKREEQRNRLSREGVSCSSLPHPAPVDVELFAGQQLEHDLVILAVKQRSLSSIIDNLRTEAPLLFLQNGMNHLDLVSHLSNPCLIGVVEHGALKESDTAVHHKGLGKILIAPHHGGEVIEKWAARLSTDAFLFKAEKAYFPIMADKLVVNTVINPLTALFHVSNNMIMDNPSIQSLAKQLCSEACSVLNLSYPDQWDRVAAVACNTGENQSSMLQDIRLGRKTEVDAICGYIVNAGKGEVPFHEFVTEAIHALEIRSAKGEAQ, from the coding sequence ATGGAAGTGGGAATTATTGGCGGTGGTGCGATTGGGTTATTGATAGCCTCACACTTACATGAAGTACATAACGTAACTCTTTATGTCAAACGGGAGGAACAGCGTAATCGTCTATCCAGGGAGGGCGTATCTTGTTCTTCGTTACCTCATCCCGCCCCTGTAGACGTTGAGTTGTTTGCAGGTCAGCAATTGGAACATGACTTGGTTATACTTGCTGTTAAACAGCGGTCTCTATCTTCAATCATTGACAATCTACGTACAGAAGCTCCATTACTTTTTCTGCAAAATGGAATGAACCATCTCGACCTCGTTTCCCATTTATCTAATCCATGCCTGATCGGAGTTGTGGAGCATGGGGCTCTTAAGGAAAGTGATACGGCCGTTCATCATAAGGGCCTAGGGAAAATACTAATCGCTCCTCATCATGGAGGAGAAGTGATTGAAAAGTGGGCAGCAAGATTATCAACTGATGCGTTTTTGTTTAAAGCTGAAAAAGCATACTTTCCGATCATGGCCGACAAACTAGTGGTAAACACAGTCATCAATCCTTTGACAGCTCTTTTTCACGTTTCCAATAACATGATTATGGACAACCCTTCGATTCAATCATTGGCTAAACAGCTGTGCAGCGAAGCGTGCTCTGTTCTTAATCTTTCCTACCCCGACCAATGGGATCGTGTTGCCGCTGTGGCTTGCAATACGGGAGAGAATCAATCATCAATGCTTCAAGATATTCGGCTTGGAAGGAAAACAGAAGTGGACGCCATTTGCGGGTATATTGTGAACGCAGGTAAGGGAGAGGTCCCTTTCCATGAGTTTGTAACGGAAGCGATTCATGCCTTGGAAATACGATCGGCTAAAGGAGAAGCGCAATGA